A window of the Actinomycetota bacterium genome harbors these coding sequences:
- a CDS encoding PHP domain-containing protein, with translation MPRIDLHTHSNRSDGTFEPAEVVRLAAERALNVVALTDHDTTDGLAEALATGSVVGVEVVPGVEFSAEFDGNSVHVLCYWMDPQDAALQLELRRLREDRFRRGELMVGKLQELGLPVAFQRVRAIAGDATIVRPHIAQAMVEAGVVATEKEAFERYIGDGGPAH, from the coding sequence ATGCCCCGCATCGACCTGCACACCCATTCGAACCGCTCCGACGGGACGTTCGAGCCGGCCGAGGTCGTTCGCCTCGCCGCCGAGCGCGCCCTGAACGTGGTGGCGCTCACCGATCACGACACGACCGACGGCCTGGCGGAGGCGCTCGCGACGGGTTCGGTCGTCGGTGTGGAGGTGGTTCCCGGTGTGGAGTTCTCGGCGGAGTTCGACGGCAACAGCGTCCACGTGCTGTGTTACTGGATGGATCCGCAGGACGCGGCCCTGCAACTCGAGCTCCGGCGATTGCGGGAGGACCGGTTCCGCCGCGGTGAGCTGATGGTCGGCAAGCTCCAGGAGCTGGGGTTGCCGGTCGCGTTCCAACGCGTGCGCGCGATCGCGGGTGACGCGACGATCGTCCGGCCGCACATCGCTCAGGCGATGGTCGAGGCGGGGGTCGTCGCCACCGAGAAGGAGGCGTTCGAGCGGTACATCGGCGACGGCGGGCCGGCGCAC